The sequence below is a genomic window from Sulfuricurvum sp..
TTTGATCTCTTTAGGATTGAGCGTTGATACGTGTGTCGTGAGTGGGATTTGTACATCTTCGAGAAGATAGGTGACAATCTTGGCGGGGAGTAAGCCGCACAGCGCGTTTTGGACAGTTTGTGCTGGGACGGAGGCAAAGAGTGTATTTAGCGTGTTAGTAAGCGTTTTGGTATCAAACTGAGGTAATAGATTGAAGGAGAGACTAACGCGTTGTTTGTGTGTGAGTGCATACGAAGCGCGCTGAGAGATATCGAGAATCGCTAATCCCGAAATACCGTAATTGGCAAAGAGAATGTCTCCTGTTACTTTGTTGTACCGTTTGCCATCGATGTAGAGTGAAACCTCCGCTACCGTTTTCACTCCCGCCATTTTAGGTGCATGTTTAGACGAGAGATGGAGTTGCACGAGGCTAGGATAGGTAGGGATAATCTCATGTCCGAATGCTTTGGCGAAAGTATAACCATCCGCTGTTGCTCCTAACTGAGGTGCTGCTTCACTTCCTGTAGCGATGAGCACTTTATCATAACGGTGTTTGTGAGTTGAGGAAGTGACGGTAAAGGCATCAGCATCTTTAGAAATTGTCGTAACGGCGTCATCGGTGTGGATGGTGACACCCGCTTCGGTTACGGCACTTTTGAGGGCAATTAAAACCGATTTGGCTTCGTTAGAGAGGGGATAGCATCTGCCGTC
It includes:
- a CDS encoding NAD(P)/FAD-dependent oxidoreductase, with translation GKKILASGNGRCNIINTTASHEDYAGNDPHFVTYALKQMGFHYFEKLCLSIGLILDVKDDGRCYPLSNEAKSVLIALKSAVTEAGVTIHTDDAVTTISKDADAFTVTSSTHKHRYDKVLIATGSEAAPQLGATADGYTFAKAFGHEIIPTYPSLVQLHLSSKHAPKMAGVKTVAEVSLYIDGKRYNKVTGDILFANYGISGLAILDISQRASYALTHKQRVSLSFNLLPQFDTKTLTNTLNTLFASVPAQTVQNALCGLLPAKIVTYLLEDVQIPLTTHVSTLNPKEIKKLSHLIGEWKFEVNDTHGFKHAEVSGGGVSTTQINNKTMESKLVEGLYFAGEVLDIVGKRGGYNFNFAWASGMIAGKEMGK